A genomic stretch from Mycobacterium paraterrae includes:
- a CDS encoding ATP-binding protein: MTMFARATRAKSSTNNEPADSGSAQPVSAKRPPSWSLPNWPVRWKVVAIVALPLMLAMVFGGLRIAGAVTDAHRLRLAADRAEMVPAITKYMSALDVALLANSTGGDADGAKKNYDARKSELEARLHGTDVDTDVENGINGMLEGGQSLLDSVASNAIGLRARVTSFAPILLTAENAIDASVRVDDEQIRAEAQGLSRAVGARGQMMMQQLLMARGADLPEPELRTSMTTLAGTEPSTLFGMAEVLGVGSPEAKTLQQQMVTRMGLMSDPAQKLVNNPVLLRSVQTTDGIAAQIIDNITPKVTKAVEDQAHDRRNVAIRDSVVVVTAILAAIVLVLLVARSLIRPLRVLRDGALKVAHEDLEREIARVRSGDESPPEPLPVHTTEEIGQVAHAVDELHTQALLLAGDEARLRTLVNDMFETMSRRNRSLVDQQLSLIDRLERNEEDPERLDSLFRLDHLATRMRRNGANLLVLAGAQTTRGDQRTAVPLSSVIHAAASEVEDYRRVETSMVPDCAINGAASGDIVHLLAELIDNALRYSPPASPVRVSAGFRSDGAVLLQIVDVGLGMTDGDRRIANMRLRAGGEVSPDSARHMGLFVVGRLANRHDIRVRLRGSSVEEARSGTTAEVYLPAAVLDGDDAGPAASPDVEPPTASFPVPEPPASPEFPAYPAADASDRDGSQSPDSPISLLPRRRPGSSGITGAPTAPPAQEPAETAEPTPTPPAAQPVSNTSSFFGSRVRFSRENRQASAAEPPQQPEPPETDDVWTAEAAPSAGPPDDDLIYKQMLSEWLVDPHDLAQSPDLDWQTVWDRGWSAAAEAEDAPVEAHTEHGLPVREPGARLVPGGGEPNGNAHHRTDDNGTNGGSASGPTSARGAPVRDPEAVRASMSSHFGGVRAGRSHARDDDQGSE; this comes from the coding sequence GTGACCATGTTTGCTCGCGCCACGCGGGCGAAATCGTCGACCAACAATGAGCCCGCCGACAGCGGAAGCGCGCAGCCCGTATCCGCGAAACGTCCGCCGTCGTGGTCGCTCCCTAATTGGCCGGTCAGATGGAAAGTCGTTGCCATTGTCGCGTTGCCATTAATGCTGGCAATGGTTTTCGGTGGATTACGGATCGCGGGTGCGGTCACCGATGCTCATCGACTACGGCTGGCCGCCGACCGCGCCGAGATGGTCCCAGCGATCACCAAATACATGTCGGCGCTCGACGTCGCGCTGCTGGCGAACTCGACCGGAGGCGATGCCGACGGCGCGAAGAAAAACTACGACGCCCGCAAGAGCGAACTCGAAGCCCGCTTGCACGGCACCGACGTCGACACCGACGTCGAGAACGGGATCAACGGCATGCTGGAAGGCGGCCAGTCCTTGCTGGACAGCGTCGCGTCCAACGCCATCGGCTTGCGCGCACGCGTCACGAGCTTCGCGCCCATCCTGTTGACCGCCGAGAATGCGATCGACGCGTCGGTGCGGGTGGACGACGAACAGATCAGGGCTGAGGCGCAGGGCCTGAGCCGCGCGGTCGGGGCCCGCGGCCAGATGATGATGCAACAGCTGCTGATGGCTCGCGGCGCCGATCTGCCCGAACCCGAGTTGCGAACGTCGATGACCACGCTTGCCGGTACCGAGCCGTCGACCTTATTCGGGATGGCCGAGGTGCTCGGCGTCGGCTCGCCGGAGGCCAAGACGCTGCAACAGCAGATGGTGACGCGGATGGGCCTGATGTCCGATCCGGCCCAGAAGCTGGTGAACAACCCCGTCTTGCTGCGCTCGGTGCAGACCACCGACGGGATCGCCGCGCAGATCATCGACAACATCACCCCGAAGGTCACCAAAGCCGTCGAAGACCAGGCCCACGACCGGCGCAACGTCGCAATCCGCGACTCCGTCGTGGTGGTGACCGCCATCCTTGCCGCGATCGTGCTCGTGCTGCTGGTTGCGCGCTCACTGATCCGGCCGCTGCGGGTGCTGCGCGACGGCGCGTTGAAGGTGGCCCACGAGGACCTCGAGCGGGAGATCGCCAGGGTGCGTTCCGGTGACGAATCGCCGCCGGAGCCGCTACCGGTCCACACCACCGAGGAAATCGGTCAGGTCGCCCACGCGGTCGACGAACTGCACACCCAGGCACTGCTGTTGGCCGGCGACGAGGCCCGGCTGCGCACTCTGGTCAACGACATGTTCGAGACGATGTCGCGACGCAACCGGTCGCTGGTCGACCAGCAGCTTTCGCTGATCGACCGCCTGGAGCGCAACGAAGAGGACCCCGAGCGGCTCGACAGCCTGTTCCGCCTCGACCACCTGGCCACCCGGATGCGGCGCAACGGCGCAAACCTGCTGGTGCTCGCGGGTGCGCAGACCACGCGCGGTGACCAGCGCACGGCAGTGCCGCTGTCATCGGTCATCCACGCGGCCGCGTCCGAGGTCGAGGACTACCGCCGGGTCGAGACGTCGATGGTGCCGGACTGCGCGATCAATGGCGCGGCCTCCGGCGACATCGTCCATCTGCTCGCGGAGTTGATCGACAACGCGCTGCGCTACTCGCCGCCGGCGTCGCCGGTGCGGGTCTCGGCCGGATTCCGCAGCGACGGCGCGGTGTTGTTGCAGATCGTCGACGTAGGGCTGGGCATGACCGACGGCGACCGCCGGATCGCCAACATGCGCCTACGCGCCGGGGGAGAGGTCAGCCCCGACAGTGCCCGTCACATGGGACTGTTCGTGGTTGGCCGGCTCGCTAACCGGCATGACATCCGGGTCCGGCTGCGTGGGTCGTCCGTGGAAGAGGCACGCTCGGGCACGACCGCCGAGGTGTACCTGCCGGCGGCGGTGCTGGATGGCGACGACGCGGGGCCGGCCGCTTCGCCCGACGTCGAACCGCCGACGGCGTCGTTCCCGGTGCCTGAGCCGCCCGCCAGCCCGGAATTTCCGGCGTATCCCGCCGCGGACGCTTCGGATCGAGACGGGTCGCAGTCGCCCGATTCACCGATCAGCCTGCTGCCCAGGCGTCGTCCCGGCAGCAGCGGAATCACCGGCGCTCCGACCGCCCCGCCTGCCCAGGAGCCGGCCGAAACCGCCGAGCCGACTCCCACACCGCCGGCGGCACAGCCGGTTTCGAACACCTCGTCGTTCTTTGGTTCACGCGTCCGATTCAGCCGGGAGAACCGACAGGCCTCCGCGGCCGAGCCGCCCCAACAACCGGAGCCACCGGAAACGGACGACGTCTGGACGGCCGAGGCGGCGCCCTCCGCCGGCCCGCCTGACGACGACCTGATCTACAAGCAGATGCTTTCCGAGTGGCTGGTCGACCCGCACGATTTGGCGCAGAGCCCGGACCTGGACTGGCAGACGGTGTGGGACCGCGGCTGGTCGGCGGCCGCCGAAGCCGAGGACGCGCCAGTGGAGGCGCACACCGAGCATGGTCTGCCGGTGCGCGAACCCGGCGCCAGGCTGGTGCCCGGCGGCGGCGAGCCGAACGGGAATGCACACCACCGCACCGACGACAACGGGACCAATGGCGGGTCTGCCTCCGGACCCACCTCGGCGCGCGGCGCCCCGGTGCGCGATCCCGAGGCCGTCCGCGCCTCGATGAGCAGCCATTTCGGTGGCGTCCGAGCAGGACGCTCGCACGCCCGCGATGACGATCAAGGATCCGAATGA
- a CDS encoding GTP-binding protein produces MAYERSDAGAASPYKSRDTASTKIVIAGGFGAGKTTFVGAVSEIMPLRTEAMVTDTSAGVDMVDATPDKRTTTVAMDFGRITLDEDLVLYLFGTPGQRRFWFMWDDLVRGAIGAVILVDCRRLQDCFAAVDFFEHRNLPFLIAVNEFDGTPRYPADEVRKALTLPAHVPVINVDARDRRSATDALIAVSEYALASLSHSA; encoded by the coding sequence GTGGCCTACGAGCGCTCTGATGCGGGGGCCGCGTCCCCGTATAAGTCGCGCGATACCGCGTCCACCAAGATCGTCATCGCCGGCGGATTCGGCGCCGGGAAGACGACGTTCGTCGGCGCGGTCTCCGAGATCATGCCGCTGCGCACCGAGGCGATGGTCACCGACACGTCTGCCGGTGTCGACATGGTCGACGCCACGCCGGACAAGCGCACCACCACCGTCGCGATGGACTTCGGCCGGATCACACTCGACGAGGATCTGGTGCTCTACCTGTTCGGGACGCCCGGGCAGCGCCGATTCTGGTTCATGTGGGACGACCTGGTGCGAGGCGCTATCGGCGCGGTGATCCTGGTGGACTGTCGGCGCCTGCAGGACTGCTTTGCCGCCGTGGATTTCTTCGAACACCGCAACCTGCCGTTCCTGATCGCGGTCAACGAGTTCGACGGCACGCCAAGGTATCCGGCCGACGAGGTACGCAAGGCGTTGACGCTGCCCGCACACGTCCCGGTGATCAACGTCGACGCCCGCGACCGCAGGTCGGCAACCGATGCCTTGATCGCGGTGAGCGAATACGCGCTGGCGAGTTTGTCGCACAGCGCATAG
- a CDS encoding TIGR03667 family PPOX class F420-dependent oxidoreductase, whose amino-acid sequence MSIEFTPEVVSRLESDNFGWLTTVAKSGQPVPRLIWFYFDGTRLTLYSMPQAAKVAHIKAHPHVSLNLDSDGNGGGIIAIGGTAAIDATEVNCKDDEPYWAKYGELARELESAEGISMDAFSTRLAITPTKVWTTPGT is encoded by the coding sequence ATGAGCATCGAATTCACACCGGAAGTTGTCAGCAGGCTCGAGTCGGACAACTTCGGATGGCTGACGACTGTGGCCAAATCGGGACAACCGGTGCCCCGGCTGATCTGGTTTTACTTCGACGGAACCAGGCTGACGCTGTATTCCATGCCGCAGGCCGCCAAAGTCGCCCATATCAAGGCGCATCCTCACGTGAGCCTGAACCTGGACTCCGACGGTAACGGCGGGGGCATCATCGCCATCGGTGGTACCGCGGCGATCGACGCCACCGAGGTGAACTGCAAGGACGACGAGCCCTACTGGGCCAAGTACGGCGAACTCGCCAGGGAACTGGAGTCGGCCGAGGGCATCTCGATGGATGCGTTCAGCACCCGGTTGGCCATCACTCCGACCAAGGTCTGGACGACGCCGGGCACATAG
- a CDS encoding FHA domain-containing protein, producing MSHAAPPALTVHYDGSQRSFAAGHDIVVGRDLRADLRITHPLISRAHLLLRFEQGRWRAIDNGSLNGTYANGRRVPVIDLHDGQTINIGNPDGPQLSFEIGRHDGVAGRPPQTTSMPIARAGAPARPPQQPGPGLPPRPAAAPRLSGPTGQMPGASSGPGPRPYPGPPPPPPYPGQRPPAYPQGPSQPPPPRQPVGPPQIVQQDTRMAPPVVSKPPEVGNLATKMIQAILPGSSTPNKPAGSLTIGRANDNDIVIQDVLASRHHAFLVDSPLGAEIRDANSINGTFVNGVRVGSAVLNEGDVVTIGNIDLVYSDGNLIRRTEAATRTGGLEVNSVHFRIDGKELLDGISLTARPGTLTAIIGGSGAGKTTLSRLIAGYTKPSAGTVTFEGHNIHAEYATMRSRIGMVPQDDVVHRQLTVNQALGYAAELRLPPDTSKEERAQVVAQVLEELDLTKHADTRVDKLSGGQRKRASVALELLTQPSLLLLDEPTSGLDPALDRQVMLMLRQLADAGRVVLVVTHSVSYLDVCDQILLMAPGGKTAFNGPPSQVGEVLGTTNWADIFANVGADPDEANRRFLERNGGRREQKPPDKESPADLGEPVHTDLLRQLSTIARRQVRLVISDRGYSVFLAVLPFLIGALSLTVKGPKPGLGPADPLGLAPTQPQYVMVLLNIGAVFMGTALTIRDLIGERPIFKREQAVGLSTTAYLLAKVAVFCAFATTQAAIATIIVRIGKGAPTAHPPFFGNSTFSLFVTVAGTCVASAILGLLLSAVAQSNEQIMPLLVVSIMSQLVLAGGMIPVTGRAGLNQLSWITPGRWGYAAGASSIDFPSLVKVKQIPTNDPIWQHSKHIFFFDMAMLAALSLFYAGYVRWSIRLKR from the coding sequence ATGAGTCACGCCGCCCCACCCGCGCTGACAGTCCACTACGACGGATCCCAACGTAGTTTCGCAGCCGGTCACGACATCGTGGTCGGTCGCGACCTGCGCGCCGACTTACGCATCACGCACCCGCTGATCTCGCGGGCACACCTGCTGCTGCGTTTCGAGCAGGGTCGCTGGCGGGCTATCGACAACGGCTCGCTGAACGGCACCTACGCCAACGGACGACGGGTGCCGGTGATCGACCTGCACGACGGCCAGACGATCAACATCGGCAACCCCGACGGTCCGCAGTTGAGCTTCGAGATCGGACGCCACGACGGGGTCGCCGGCCGGCCGCCGCAGACCACTTCGATGCCGATTGCCAGGGCCGGCGCGCCCGCGCGGCCACCCCAGCAACCGGGTCCCGGACTGCCGCCGCGCCCGGCCGCCGCGCCAAGGTTGTCCGGCCCGACCGGCCAAATGCCCGGGGCGAGTTCCGGTCCGGGTCCACGGCCCTACCCCGGCCCACCACCCCCGCCGCCCTATCCCGGGCAGCGTCCACCGGCCTACCCTCAGGGGCCGTCGCAGCCGCCCCCGCCCCGGCAACCTGTGGGCCCGCCTCAGATCGTTCAGCAAGACACCCGGATGGCACCGCCGGTCGTAAGCAAGCCGCCCGAGGTCGGCAACCTGGCGACCAAGATGATCCAGGCGATTTTGCCTGGCTCGTCGACGCCGAATAAACCGGCCGGCTCGTTGACCATCGGTCGCGCCAATGACAACGACATTGTCATCCAGGACGTGCTCGCGTCGCGCCATCACGCGTTCCTGGTCGACTCGCCGCTCGGTGCCGAGATCCGTGACGCCAACAGCATCAACGGCACGTTCGTCAACGGCGTGCGGGTCGGCTCGGCGGTACTCAACGAGGGCGACGTGGTGACGATCGGCAACATCGACCTCGTCTACAGCGACGGCAACCTGATCCGACGCACCGAAGCCGCGACGCGCACCGGAGGCCTCGAGGTCAACAGCGTGCACTTCCGGATCGACGGCAAGGAATTGCTGGACGGCATCTCGCTCACCGCCCGCCCCGGCACGCTGACCGCGATCATCGGTGGCTCCGGTGCGGGCAAGACTACGCTGTCGCGGCTGATCGCCGGCTACACCAAACCCAGCGCCGGAACGGTGACTTTCGAGGGCCACAACATCCACGCCGAGTACGCGACGATGCGCAGCCGGATCGGGATGGTTCCACAGGACGACGTGGTGCACCGCCAGCTGACCGTCAACCAGGCGTTGGGATACGCCGCCGAACTGCGGTTGCCGCCGGACACCAGCAAAGAGGAACGCGCCCAGGTCGTCGCGCAGGTGCTCGAGGAACTCGACCTGACCAAGCACGCCGACACCCGAGTCGACAAGCTCTCGGGCGGGCAGCGCAAACGCGCGTCGGTCGCGCTCGAGTTGCTCACCCAGCCGTCGCTGCTGCTGCTCGACGAGCCGACGTCGGGCCTCGACCCGGCGCTGGACCGCCAGGTGATGTTGATGCTGCGCCAGCTCGCCGATGCCGGTCGTGTGGTGCTGGTCGTCACGCACTCGGTGTCTTACCTCGACGTCTGCGACCAGATCTTGCTGATGGCCCCGGGCGGCAAGACCGCCTTCAACGGACCGCCGAGCCAGGTCGGCGAGGTCTTGGGGACCACCAACTGGGCGGACATCTTCGCCAACGTGGGCGCCGACCCGGACGAGGCGAACCGTCGCTTCCTGGAACGCAACGGCGGCAGACGCGAGCAGAAGCCACCGGATAAGGAAAGCCCTGCGGATCTGGGCGAGCCCGTGCACACCGACCTGCTACGCCAGCTCTCGACGATCGCGCGACGTCAGGTCCGGCTGGTGATCTCCGACCGCGGCTATTCGGTGTTCCTAGCGGTGCTGCCGTTCCTGATCGGCGCACTGTCGCTGACCGTGAAGGGCCCGAAACCCGGTCTGGGGCCCGCTGATCCGCTTGGTCTGGCGCCCACCCAGCCGCAGTACGTCATGGTGCTGCTCAATATCGGGGCCGTGTTCATGGGTACGGCGCTGACTATCCGTGACCTGATCGGCGAGAGACCGATCTTCAAGCGAGAACAGGCCGTTGGTCTTTCCACGACCGCGTATCTGCTGGCGAAGGTCGCCGTGTTCTGCGCCTTCGCCACCACTCAGGCGGCGATCGCGACGATCATCGTCCGAATCGGAAAGGGCGCGCCCACTGCGCATCCGCCCTTCTTCGGCAACTCGACGTTCTCGTTGTTCGTGACGGTCGCCGGCACCTGTGTGGCGTCGGCGATTCTCGGACTGCTGCTCTCCGCGGTCGCGCAGTCGAACGAGCAGATCATGCCGCTACTGGTGGTGTCGATCATGTCGCAGCTGGTACTCGCCGGCGGCATGATCCCGGTGACGGGCCGAGCGGGCCTGAATCAGCTGTCCTGGATCACGCCCGGACGCTGGGGGTATGCCGCCGGGGCGTCGTCCATCGACTTCCCGAGCCTGGTGAAGGTCAAGCAGATTCCGACCAACGACCCGATCTGGCAGCACTCCAAGCACATCTTCTTCTTCGACATGGCGATGCTCGCGGCGCTGTCGCTGTTCTACGCCGGCTACGTGCGGTGGAGCATCCGGCTGAAACGCTAG
- a CDS encoding tRNA (cytidine(34)-2'-O)-methyltransferase translates to MFRLLFYSPRIPPNTGNAIRTAAATGAELHLVEPLGFDLSEPNVRRAGLDYHDLASVSVHPSLDDAWSAIAPRRVFAFTAHATQLFTDISYQAGDVLMFGPEPTGLDAATLADPHITARVRIPMLAGRRSLNLANAAAVAVYEAWRQQGFPGAV, encoded by the coding sequence GTGTTCAGGCTGCTGTTCTACTCACCACGAATTCCGCCCAATACGGGCAATGCGATCCGTACTGCGGCGGCCACCGGAGCGGAACTTCATCTGGTCGAACCGCTCGGTTTCGATCTCTCCGAACCCAATGTGCGTCGCGCCGGTCTGGACTACCACGACCTGGCGTCGGTCAGTGTGCATCCCAGTCTGGACGACGCGTGGAGCGCGATAGCGCCGCGACGAGTGTTCGCGTTCACCGCGCACGCGACTCAACTGTTCACCGACATCAGTTACCAGGCCGGCGACGTGTTGATGTTCGGTCCGGAGCCCACCGGGCTGGACGCGGCGACGCTGGCCGACCCGCACATCACCGCGCGGGTGCGCATTCCGATGCTGGCCGGCCGGCGGTCGCTGAACCTGGCCAATGCCGCCGCGGTCGCGGTGTACGAGGCGTGGCGGCAGCAAGGCTTTCCTGGAGCCGTCTGA
- a CDS encoding DUF742 domain-containing protein, whose product MDKREPSGSEPPPSEASLVRPYTLTAGRTKANVDIPLEAPVQALQSAMFHRWPSGDVRGRIVQLCVKSPSVAEISARLNLPLGVTRVLVGDLVTSGYLRVNRTLTDSSTRDERRELIGRTLRGLRAL is encoded by the coding sequence ATGGACAAGCGCGAACCGTCGGGCTCTGAACCGCCGCCGTCCGAGGCGAGCCTCGTCCGGCCGTACACGCTGACAGCGGGCCGGACCAAGGCCAACGTCGACATCCCGTTGGAAGCGCCCGTGCAGGCGCTGCAGTCGGCGATGTTTCACCGGTGGCCGTCGGGCGACGTCCGGGGCAGAATCGTGCAACTGTGCGTGAAGAGCCCGTCGGTGGCCGAAATCTCGGCTCGTCTGAATTTGCCGCTGGGTGTCACGCGCGTGTTGGTCGGCGATCTGGTGACTTCGGGCTACCTTCGAGTCAATCGGACTTTGACCGACAGTTCCACCCGTGATGAACGCCGCGAATTGATAGGAAGGACGCTCCGTGGCCTACGAGCGCTCTGA
- a CDS encoding pentapeptide repeat-containing protein encodes MVHWTDREFVGRDFRDDDLSRLRTERVVFTQCDFSGVNLAESEHLGSAFRNCTFNLSTLWHSTFRQCSMLGSVFVRCRFRPLTLDEVDFTLTTLGGNDLRGIDFSGCRLREANLVEADLRKTVLRGADLSGARSVGTRLDDADLRGAIVDPSLWTTATLTKARIDIEQALAYAAAHGLRLDA; translated from the coding sequence ATAGTGCACTGGACCGATCGCGAATTCGTCGGCCGCGACTTCCGCGACGACGATTTGAGCAGACTCCGCACCGAGCGGGTGGTGTTCACCCAATGCGACTTCAGCGGGGTGAACCTCGCTGAGTCCGAGCATCTGGGGTCGGCGTTCCGCAACTGCACGTTCAATCTGAGCACCCTGTGGCACAGCACGTTTCGCCAGTGCAGCATGCTGGGCTCGGTGTTCGTGCGGTGCCGGTTTCGACCGCTGACCCTCGATGAGGTCGACTTCACCCTGACCACACTCGGCGGGAATGACCTGCGCGGCATCGACTTCAGCGGCTGCCGGCTGCGCGAGGCCAACCTGGTCGAGGCCGACCTGCGCAAAACCGTGTTGCGCGGCGCGGACCTCTCCGGTGCGCGCAGCGTCGGAACCCGTTTGGACGACGCCGACCTGCGCGGCGCGATCGTCGATCCGTCGTTGTGGACGACGGCGACGCTGACGAAGGCGCGCATCGACATCGAGCAGGCACTGGCCTACGCCGCCGCCCACGGTCTACGGCTGGACGCCTAG
- a CDS encoding nitroreductase family protein, which yields MALNLSVDELLTTTRSVRKRLDFDKPVSREVLMECLNLALQAPTGSNSQGWQWVFVEDEDKKKAIGEIYLDNARGYLKSPAQEYAEGDTRGERMPAVRDSATYLAEHIHEAPVLMIPCIEGREDQQPMGGAGFWASLHPAAWSFCLALRSRGLGTCWTTLHLIRGGEEKVADIVGMPYEKYSQGGLFPIAYTKGTDFKPAKRLPAEQLTHWNTW from the coding sequence ATGGCCCTGAACCTTTCTGTCGACGAACTGCTCACCACCACTCGTTCGGTCCGCAAGCGCCTCGACTTCGACAAGCCGGTGTCGCGCGAGGTCCTGATGGAATGTCTCAATCTGGCGCTGCAGGCGCCGACAGGCTCCAACTCCCAAGGCTGGCAATGGGTTTTCGTCGAAGACGAAGACAAGAAGAAGGCGATCGGCGAGATCTACCTGGACAACGCGCGGGGCTACCTGAAATCACCGGCGCAGGAATACGCCGAGGGAGACACCCGCGGCGAGCGGATGCCGGCCGTCCGCGATTCCGCGACCTATCTGGCCGAGCACATCCACGAGGCGCCCGTCCTGATGATCCCGTGCATCGAAGGCCGCGAGGACCAGCAGCCGATGGGCGGGGCGGGATTCTGGGCGTCACTGCACCCGGCGGCGTGGAGCTTCTGCCTCGCGTTGCGCTCGCGCGGGCTCGGCACCTGTTGGACGACGCTGCACCTGATCCGTGGCGGCGAAGAAAAGGTCGCCGACATCGTCGGTATGCCCTACGAGAAGTACAGCCAGGGCGGCCTATTCCCGATCGCTTACACCAAGGGCACAGATTTCAAGCCCGCCAAGCGGTTGCCCGCCGAGCAACTCACGCACTGGAACACCTGGTAA
- a CDS encoding NADH:flavin oxidoreductase: MSEAPDVLAPAKLGPITLRNRIIKSATFEARTPGALVSDDLIEYHRLPAAGGVGMTTVAYCAVSQGGRTEGNGIWMRPEAVPGFQKLTDAIHAEGAAVSAQIGHAGPVANARSNKATALAPVRFFNPIGMRFAKKASRDDIDNLIADHANAAKLAVEAGFDAVEVHLGHNYLASAFLSPLINRRTDEFGGSLENRAKVARGMVLAVKRAVGDQIAVTAKLNMSDGVRGGISVDEAITTAKWLQDDGALDAIELTAGSSLVNPMYLFHGDAPLKEFAGAFPPPLRWGMRMTGKKFLREYPYREAYLLRHAKRFRAELTIPLILLGGITNRETMDLAMAEGFQFVAMGRALLAEPDLINRIARDGAGVRSACTHCNRCMPTIYTRTSCVVTGAPDLLAR; the protein is encoded by the coding sequence ATGTCCGAAGCCCCGGATGTGCTGGCACCGGCAAAGCTCGGGCCCATCACGCTGCGCAATCGCATCATCAAATCCGCCACGTTCGAGGCCCGCACACCCGGCGCGCTGGTCAGCGACGACCTGATCGAATACCACCGCCTGCCGGCCGCCGGCGGCGTCGGGATGACGACGGTGGCCTACTGCGCCGTCTCGCAGGGCGGCCGCACCGAAGGCAACGGCATCTGGATGCGACCGGAGGCCGTGCCCGGCTTCCAGAAGTTGACCGACGCGATCCACGCCGAGGGCGCCGCGGTCAGCGCGCAGATCGGTCACGCCGGACCGGTCGCCAACGCCCGATCGAACAAAGCCACCGCGCTGGCGCCGGTGCGGTTCTTCAACCCGATCGGCATGCGCTTCGCCAAGAAGGCCAGCCGCGACGACATCGACAACTTGATCGCCGACCACGCCAACGCCGCGAAGCTCGCCGTCGAGGCCGGATTCGACGCCGTCGAGGTGCATTTAGGCCACAACTATCTGGCGAGTGCGTTTCTCAGCCCGTTGATCAACCGCCGCACCGACGAGTTCGGCGGGTCGCTGGAAAACCGCGCCAAAGTCGCCCGCGGCATGGTGCTTGCGGTCAAACGCGCCGTCGGCGATCAGATCGCGGTCACCGCGAAGCTGAACATGTCCGACGGAGTGCGCGGCGGCATCTCGGTCGACGAGGCCATCACCACCGCCAAGTGGCTACAGGATGACGGCGCCCTCGACGCGATCGAGCTGACCGCCGGCAGCTCGCTGGTCAACCCGATGTACCTGTTCCACGGCGACGCCCCGCTCAAGGAGTTCGCCGGCGCGTTCCCCCCACCGCTGCGCTGGGGCATGCGGATGACCGGCAAGAAGTTCCTGCGCGAATACCCGTACCGCGAGGCCTATCTGCTGCGCCACGCCAAACGGTTCCGCGCCGAGCTGACGATCCCGCTGATCCTGCTGGGCGGGATCACCAATCGCGAAACGATGGACCTGGCGATGGCCGAAGGCTTCCAGTTCGTCGCCATGGGCCGGGCGCTGCTGGCCGAGCCCGACTTGATCAACCGGATCGCCCGGGACGGCGCCGGCGTTCGTTCCGCATGCACGCACTGCAACCGGTGCATGCCGACGATCTACACCCGTACCAGCTGCGTGGTGACCGGCGCGCCTGACCTCCTGGCGCGCTGA
- a CDS encoding roadblock/LC7 domain-containing protein, with protein MTSGFSSDNSLDWLVSNFAREVRGVAHAILVSVDGLLMASSERLPKERADQLAAVSSGLASLASGAAQLFDGGQVLQSVVEMQNGYLLLMQVGDGSHLAVLAATSCDIGQIGYEMAVLVERVGNVVQSSRRADSDFSHS; from the coding sequence ATGACCTCTGGTTTCAGCTCCGACAACTCGCTCGACTGGCTGGTGTCGAATTTCGCCCGCGAGGTTCGCGGGGTGGCGCACGCCATCCTGGTCTCCGTCGACGGGTTGCTGATGGCGTCCAGCGAGCGCCTACCCAAGGAGCGGGCCGACCAACTCGCCGCGGTGTCGTCCGGTCTGGCAAGCCTCGCCAGCGGCGCGGCCCAGCTCTTCGACGGCGGCCAGGTGCTGCAGTCGGTGGTCGAGATGCAGAACGGCTACCTGCTGCTGATGCAGGTCGGCGACGGGTCGCACTTGGCCGTCTTGGCCGCGACGTCGTGCGACATCGGACAGATCGGCTACGAAATGGCCGTGTTGGTCGAACGGGTGGGCAATGTCGTGCAATCGAGCCGACGTGCTGACTCGGATTTCTCACACTCGTGA